Proteins from a single region of Rhea pennata isolate bPtePen1 chromosome 4, bPtePen1.pri, whole genome shotgun sequence:
- the PLA2G12A gene encoding group XIIA secretory phospholipase A2, with protein sequence MARALLLLLLGCAWLGGRAPAARGQEAPQTPDWRMTLKTIRNGVHKIDVYLNAALELLGGEDGLCRHKCGDGSKPFPRYGYKPSPPNGCGSPLFGVQFDIGIPSMTKCCNHHDRCYDTCGNKKNDCDEQFQSCLSKICREVQKTLGISETVQACESTVQLLFDAVIHLGCKPYLDSQRAACMCQYEDKTDL encoded by the exons ATGGCCCgcgccctgctgctgctgctgctgggctgcgcCTGGctgggcgggcgggcgccggcggcgcggggccagGAGGCGCCGCAGACGCCCGACTGGCGGATGACGCTGAAGACCATCCGCAACGGCGTGCACAAGATCGACGTGTACCTCAACGCGGCCCTCGAGCTGCTGGGCGGCGAGGACGGCCTGTGCCGGCACAAGTGCGGCGACG GATCAAAGCCCTTTCCCCGCTATGGATACAAGCCCTCCCCACCGAATGGTTGTGGATCTCCTCTGTTCGGGGTTCAG TTTGACATTGGTATCCCGTCAATGACAAAGTGCTGCAATCACCACGACAGATGCTACGATACCTgtggcaataaaaaaaatgattgtgaTGAGCAGTTTCAGTCTTGCCTCTCCAAAATCTGCAGAGAGGTGCAGAAAACACTTGGAATATCAGAAACTGTACAAG CTTGTGAATCAACAGTTCAGCTGTTGTTTGATGCAGTTATTCATTTAGGATGTAAACCTTACCTGGACAGCCAAAGAGCTGCATGTATGTGTCAATATGAGGATAAAACAGATCTCTAA
- the CASP6 gene encoding caspase-6 isoform X2, whose product MAGSERRRPGGQVQLDSRPVLTTTDGNLNITEVDALDKSLTDLGFEVRCFDDLKAEDMLEKIYDASAEDHSDADCFVCVILSHGENDHVYAYDAQIKIETITSMFRGDRCQSLVGKPKIFIIQACRGDKHEDPVAVRDLVDSAENESIANETEVDAAGVYTLPAGADFLMCYSVAQGYFSHRETVNGSWYIQDLCEALRNHGCSLEFTELLTVVNRKVSYRKVEMCRDINAIGKKQIPCFASMLTKKLYFHPKSK is encoded by the exons ATGGCGGGctcggagcggcggcggccgggag GCCAAGTCCAGTTGGATAGTAGACCTGTATTAACCACCACAG ATGGAAATCTGAACATCACAGAAGTAGATGCACTTGATAAAAG TTTGACAGACCTTGGATTTGAAGTCAGATGCTTTGATGACCTGAAAGCAGAAGATATGCTGGAGAAAATTTATGATG CCTCTGCAGAGGACCACAGTGATGCTGACTGCTTTGTATGTGTGATCCTGAGCCATGGCGAGAATGATCATGTTTATGCATATGATGCCCAAATCAAAATTGAAACAATCACAAGCATGTTCAGAGGAGACAGGTGCCAGAGTCTGGTGGGAAAGcctaaaatatttatcattcaG GCATGTCGAGGTGATAAACATGAAGATCCAGTTGCTGTTCGTGATTTAGTAGACAGTGCAGAGAACGAATCCATTGCCAATGAGACTGAAGTGGATGCAGCAGGTGTCTATACCCTGCCAGCTGGTGCAGACTTCCTCATGTGCTACTCCGTGGCACAAG GGTATTTTTCTCACCGTGAAACTGTGAACGGCTCCTGGTACATTCAAGACTTGTGTGAGGCACTTAGAAATCATGGCTGTTCCTTGGAATTCACAGAACTTCTCACTGTTGTTAACAGGAAAGTGTCTTATCGCAAGGTAGAAATGTGCAGAGATATTAACGCTATAGGAAAGAAGCAGATTCCTTGTTTTGCCTCAATGTTAActaaaaaattgtattttcatcCAAAATCTAAGTAG
- the CASP6 gene encoding caspase-6 isoform X1, with protein sequence MAGSERRRPGGQVQLDSRPVLTTTDGNLNITEVDALDKSNKQTLDSVEQYKMNHQRRGVALIFNHEHFFWHLMLPERRGTIADKKNLTCSLTDLGFEVRCFDDLKAEDMLEKIYDASAEDHSDADCFVCVILSHGENDHVYAYDAQIKIETITSMFRGDRCQSLVGKPKIFIIQACRGDKHEDPVAVRDLVDSAENESIANETEVDAAGVYTLPAGADFLMCYSVAQGYFSHRETVNGSWYIQDLCEALRNHGCSLEFTELLTVVNRKVSYRKVEMCRDINAIGKKQIPCFASMLTKKLYFHPKSK encoded by the exons ATGGCGGGctcggagcggcggcggccgggag GCCAAGTCCAGTTGGATAGTAGACCTGTATTAACCACCACAG ATGGAAATCTGAACATCACAGAAGTAGATGCACTTGATAAAAG CAATAAACAAACACTTGACTCTGTTGAGCAGTACAAAATGAACCACCAAAGAAGAGGAGTTGCATTAATCTTCAATCACGAGCActttttttggcatttaatGCTGCCAGAAAGACGTGGAACTATTGCAGACAAAAAGAATCTGACATGCAG TTTGACAGACCTTGGATTTGAAGTCAGATGCTTTGATGACCTGAAAGCAGAAGATATGCTGGAGAAAATTTATGATG CCTCTGCAGAGGACCACAGTGATGCTGACTGCTTTGTATGTGTGATCCTGAGCCATGGCGAGAATGATCATGTTTATGCATATGATGCCCAAATCAAAATTGAAACAATCACAAGCATGTTCAGAGGAGACAGGTGCCAGAGTCTGGTGGGAAAGcctaaaatatttatcattcaG GCATGTCGAGGTGATAAACATGAAGATCCAGTTGCTGTTCGTGATTTAGTAGACAGTGCAGAGAACGAATCCATTGCCAATGAGACTGAAGTGGATGCAGCAGGTGTCTATACCCTGCCAGCTGGTGCAGACTTCCTCATGTGCTACTCCGTGGCACAAG GGTATTTTTCTCACCGTGAAACTGTGAACGGCTCCTGGTACATTCAAGACTTGTGTGAGGCACTTAGAAATCATGGCTGTTCCTTGGAATTCACAGAACTTCTCACTGTTGTTAACAGGAAAGTGTCTTATCGCAAGGTAGAAATGTGCAGAGATATTAACGCTATAGGAAAGAAGCAGATTCCTTGTTTTGCCTCAATGTTAActaaaaaattgtattttcatcCAAAATCTAAGTAG